A window of Anaerolineales bacterium genomic DNA:
CCCCCTCCATAGCTCATCGAAGGTCCGATCTGGTTCTCGTCGCCGAGCTACGGAAGGAAATCGAGCGGGTTTACCTTGCCATACGAGTCGTTCATCAACTCAAAGTGCAGGTGCGGACCGGAGCAGTTGCCGGTGCAGCCCATGCCACCGATCACCTGCCCCTGGAAAACCGCCTGACCGCAGCCGGAATTGATCGTGCTCAAGTGCGCATAGAGCGACTGCCACCCGTTGCCGTGGTCGATGACGATCACGTATCCGTAGCCCCAGTCGTTCCAGCCCGAGTACACCACCACGCCGCTGTCGGCCGCGAAGATGCCATTGCCCACTGAGCCCCCGAGGTCGATGGCCGGATGCACGCCCGGGTTGTAGTTGTAGCCAGAGACCCAAGTCGAAGACGTCGGCCAGGCGAAGGACCCTGTGCCGATCGGGCCGTCCGAGACAGCGCTGCACGCGCCCGCTCCCAGGATCGAGGCCGAGGCCGGGTTGGCCCGCGTGATCCGCGGCGACTTCCAGGTCGGTGCGTCGCGCTTGCCATCCGGGATCACCAGGGCCGTACCCTCCGGGATCCCCGGGTTGGCGATGTCGATGTCAAGGTCGAGAGCGTTGCCGGGCCATTCCAGGATATCGGTCGGTGAGACACGGAAGAACGTGGCAACACCCTCCAGCGACTCACCCGCGCTCCATAGGTGCAGCGCGCCGTCAATCGGCAGGATGCTCAGCTCCTGTCCCGGCTGCAGCGTGTGGGGGTCGCCGTCAAGCTCCACCCAGTTGCCCCACAGAATTGACTCGGGCTTGAGGTTGAACTTCTCGGCGATGCCGAAGAGCGTGTCGCCCTTCTGCACGAGATACTTGACGATCTCCAGCCGCGGGCGACTGGGGACGACGGTGTGAACGTCGGTTTGGCGTTCGATCCCGAAGTACGTCACGGGGCCGCCGGCGGCGAAGGCCGGCAGGTCGGCGAGGGAGAGGAGTTGCTCTGCCACCGGCGTGGGTTCGGCCCCGGCTGCGGCAGCCGTCTCGGAAGTCCTGTCCGGCAGGGCGCTCAAGCCGCGGCGCACGGCCCACACACCCAAGACGATCACCAGGATCAATCCGGCGTGGCTGCCAAAGCGCAGCAGGTTCTCCCGCCAGCCGCGGCGGCGGATTTCTTCCCAAACCTGACCCGCGGTTCTCAGGCGAGGCCGGCGCTCGCCCGGCGCCGTCGCGGCTTGCGGCCCGGTCTGTGGGTTGCTCTCGGGTTTGTCCATTGGAGACGGCATGATATCGGTCGGCGGATGGGGCGTCAAGCCCACGTTATGTCGCGCTAGGGAAGCACGGACCATGGGCTGACAAATCCGCCCTGGAGACGAGTCTCGAAGTGAAGGTGAGTGCCGGTCGAGTTGCCGGTTGAGCCCATATGGCCGATGACCTGCCCCTGGCCGACGCTCTGGCCGCAGGCGACCCGCGTGTCCGATAGGTGGGCGTACACGGTCTGCCAGCCGGTACCGTGGTCAATCATGACCATATTGCCGTAGCCCCCGTTCGACCAGCCCGAGTACACGACGACGCCGCCATCCGCCGCCCAGATCGGGTCGCCAAGGGCTCCGGCAATGTCGATCGCCAGGTGGCCGGACCAGTAGTCGTTCCCGGAGGTGAAGTGGTTGGCGCTCGGCCAGATGAAACCTCCGGTGCCGACCGCGCCCGACGAGAAATCCCCGCTGCATCCGCCGGCGCCGTAGGCCGAGCCTACGCCGGCGCTGCCCCGGGCGATCGTCGGGATGAACCACGAGCGCAGGGGGCGTGAGCCGCCGGGGATGATCAGTCCGGCGCCCTCCGCCACGGCCATCGTCTCGTCAATTCGGTTGGAGGGCCATTCGAGGATCGTGGCCAGGTCGACGCCGAACTCCTTGGCGATGGCCTCCAGGCTGTCGCCGCTCTTCCATTCGTGGTAGGCGCCGTCCACCGGCAGGATGCGCAACTCCATGCCTGCCTGGATCACATGCGGATCATCGTTCAACGTTTCCAGGTTGCCCCACAGGATGGTCTCGGGCTTAATGGAGAACTTGTCGGCGATGCCGAACACCGAGTCGCCTTTCTGCACGGTATACAACAGCATATCGACGCGGGAGCGCACCGGCGCATCGGTCTCAAGCAAGCTCCGCCGGCCGATCGCCAGATCCCGGCCTGCCTGGGAGAAACCGGGCAGCGCTACCTCAGCCGGGGCTGGCTCGGCCGCCGGCTGGGCGGCTGCCGGCTGCAGCCCGCCGAGGTTGAGGGCGATGGCCCATGCCGCCGCCGACAGACCAAGCACGGCCAGCAGGTATGGCAGCCCGCCTTTCCACGATCGGCCAGAGGCCGCAGGCGTGTCGTCAGTCATCGCTTTCGGTCAGGCGCTCGAGAAATTCCATGTTGTTTTCGGTCTTGGCCAGGCGCTGGATGATGGCCTCGGTGGCGCTGGTGATGTCCATCCCGGCACCCCCCGGCGGCGGGTTGACCATGTGCGAGAACATCCTGCGCATCAGCCACACCCGCGGGGTGATGTCCGGACCCAGCAGCAACTCCTCCCGGCGGGTGGACGAACGCTCGATATCGAAGGCCGGGAAGATGCG
This region includes:
- a CDS encoding M23 family metallopeptidase, which encodes MDKPESNPQTGPQAATAPGERRPRLRTAGQVWEEIRRRGWRENLLRFGSHAGLILVIVLGVWAVRRGLSALPDRTSETAAAAGAEPTPVAEQLLSLADLPAFAAGGPVTYFGIERQTDVHTVVPSRPRLEIVKYLVQKGDTLFGIAEKFNLKPESILWGNWVELDGDPHTLQPGQELSILPIDGALHLWSAGESLEGVATFFRVSPTDILEWPGNALDLDIDIANPGIPEGTALVIPDGKRDAPTWKSPRITRANPASASILGAGACSAVSDGPIGTGSFAWPTSSTWVSGYNYNPGVHPAIDLGGSVGNGIFAADSGVVVYSGWNDWGYGYVIVIDHGNGWQSLYAHLSTINSGCGQAVFQGQVIGGMGCTGNCSGPHLHFELMNDSYGKVNPLDFLP
- a CDS encoding LysM peptidoglycan-binding domain-containing M23 family metallopeptidase gives rise to the protein MTDDTPAASGRSWKGGLPYLLAVLGLSAAAWAIALNLGGLQPAAAQPAAEPAPAEVALPGFSQAGRDLAIGRRSLLETDAPVRSRVDMLLYTVQKGDSVFGIADKFSIKPETILWGNLETLNDDPHVIQAGMELRILPVDGAYHEWKSGDSLEAIAKEFGVDLATILEWPSNRIDETMAVAEGAGLIIPGGSRPLRSWFIPTIARGSAGVGSAYGAGGCSGDFSSGAVGTGGFIWPSANHFTSGNDYWSGHLAIDIAGALGDPIWAADGGVVVYSGWSNGGYGNMVMIDHGTGWQTVYAHLSDTRVACGQSVGQGQVIGHMGSTGNSTGTHLHFETRLQGGFVSPWSVLP